The Muntiacus reevesi chromosome 7, mMunRee1.1, whole genome shotgun sequence genome includes a region encoding these proteins:
- the CGRRF1 gene encoding cell growth regulator with RING finger domain protein 1 isoform X2, translated as MRQVKNPFGLEITNPSSASITTGITLTTDCLEDSLLTCYWGCSVQKLYEALQKHFYCFRISTPRALEDALYSEYLYQEQYFIKKDSKEEIYCQLPRDTKIEDFGTVPRSRYPLVALLTLADKDDREIYDIISMVSVIHIPDKTYKLSCRILYQYLLLAQGQFHDLKQLFMSANNNSTPSSNSSPEEKNTDRSLLEKAGLSESEVEPPEENSKDCVVCQNGPVNWVLLPCRHTCLCDGCVKYFQQCPMCRQFVQESFALCSQKEQDKDKLKNL; from the exons ATGAGACAAGTCAAGAATCCTTTTGGCTTAGAGATCACCAATCCATCTTCAGCTTCAATTACAA CTGGCATAACTTTGACAACAGATTGCCTTGAAGATAGCCTCCTTACATGCTACTGGGGGTGCAGTGTTCAAAAATTATATGAAGCTCTGCAGAAGCATTTTTATTGCTTCCGAATAAGCACTCCGCGAGCATTAGAAGATGCTCTGTATAGTGAATATCTCTATCAAGAGCAGTATTT CATTAAAAAGGacagcaaagaagaaatatattgcCAGTTACCAAGAGATACTAAAATTGAAGACTTTGGTACAGTGCCGAGATCTCGCTATCCTTTGGTAGCGCTGTTGACCCTAGCCGATAAGGATGACCGAGAAATTTATGACAtt ATTTCCATGGTGTCAGTAATTCATATTCCTGATAAGACTTATAAACTCTCCTGTAGGATATTATATCAATATTTACTCCTAGCTCAAGGTCAATTTCATGATCTTAAG cAACTTTTCATGTCTGCAAATAATAATTCCACTCCCTCCAGCAATTCTtctccagaagaaaaaaacacagaccGAAGTTTGCTAGAAAAGGCAGGACTATCTGAAAGTGAAGTGGAGCCTCCAGAAGAGAACAGCAAGGACTGTGTGGTTTGCCAGAATGGGCCTGTGAACTGGGTGCTCTTGCCGTGTAGACATACGTGCTTGTGTGATGGCTGTGTTAAGTATTTTCAACAGTGCCCAATGTGTAGGCAATTCGTTCAGGAATCTTTTGCACTTTGCAGTCAAAAAGAGCAAGACAAAGACAAACTGAAAAATCTCTGA